Part of the Arvicanthis niloticus isolate mArvNil1 chromosome 29, mArvNil1.pat.X, whole genome shotgun sequence genome, AGTGAGATGCTGGTTTCCTGGAGAAAATGAAAGCAATGATTTCCGTTTCTGTCCCAATAGACATGAAGGTCCCTTCCACAAGGCCACCCTGACCTACTGGCTGCTTCCTGTGGCTGAGAACAGTGCTATACTAGGGGACCCTGTTCAACCTTCTTCCTTCTAGCATCTTACCGAGAAAGAGCTGGTGACCATGGGGAGATTAccaaggaaaggacatccctaaAATATTAGGGTCAACATGGGCTGACCTGAACTACATCTCAGCCAACAAAGGAGGCTGAAATTCAGGTTTTCCTCTGAAACCCTCCACAGCAGGGCAAGCCCACACCTCTCCAGGTCACAGGTGACCTTCTGCTGCACACACAGGACATGGATCTCCTTATACAACTGCTCCAGAACGTTTGTCCTGGATTAGATCCTGAATGTTGACAGCAGTGATAAGTGATGAGTGGCTTTCCCCTGGCACCACTCAGCTGGTCTCTTTCCAGCTCTCACAGACACTCTGTCACCTCTGGCTGAGCATAAATTCCACCTTCCCAGAGCATTGTGGACATGGGGATGACTGGGTGCCCAGTGGAGTTTCTGTGTCACAGAGGATCCATAGGGAGATGGCGTCTTCTTTCTATGCTGGTGACAGAGCCAAGCCAGGAAAAGGAGAGGTCATCCCTGGGGTGATCTGTTGGATTCTGGGGCACGGGGCGCTTACCAGCCTGTTGCCCACTGTGTGTCTGGAGACTGAAACAAAATGAGAGAATGGGGGTAGAGAAGCACCTAGGAAGGAGACAGCAGTGTCTCAGACAAAGACTCTGTCCACAGCCCATGTAACTCTGGGAGGTGCAGGCTCAGCTCAGAGGGAGGCAGGACAGCAAAGCTTACCCTGGGTTGGCCAAGCATGGTAGTAGTGCTGGAGCCAGAGCTCTCCTCTGCTGTGGGAAGACAATGCATGTATCAGAGACCATGGAGTCCCCACTCTTACTCCCTTTGAGGGCACCATGGGCAAGGGCTGGTCTCATCATTGAAGAGAGAATTCCCTGAGAGTGTGTGTGAAAAAGCAGAGCCCAGGCCCTGGCTGGAGTCTCTCAGGAGGATAAGGGTCTGATGGAGATTTAGGGTGTCTGCTTGCCCCTTAGTGGAGATGACCCAGAGGTTGTCAGAGGTTCAGCATCAGGAAATTCTCAGTGAACAGGAAATGGTAAGGGGTGAGAATGAAGAAGGGTGAGTTCCCTACTCATATTCAATCATATTTGCTACTGTATTCTGAAGACTTCTGTTTCCAGCTATGACAAGGtgactcaaaaaataatgtgACTGTGATAGGCTGATGAGGTGTTTCAGTGAGTGAAGGCAATTTCTGCCAGACCCAACGACCTGTGTCTAATCCTCAGTTCCCACGTGGAATAAGGAGAGAAGACTTTGAGTCttctaagttgtcctctgtcccaCATATAGGTACTGAGGCATGTACCCacccatatacatatgcatgcagccatgcacatgtgttcacacatgcatgtattcacacacaGAACATCACATacacaagaacaaaaataaatgtaaaaaattaaatgaatctgGGATATATACTAGCTAGAAAGGTGAGAGTCTTCCAAATAAAACCCTGGACCTTGGACCACTGATTGCTCATTAATTtttcatccattcactcatttatCCTTCACAGGTATCTGAGTTTTTTctaggaagcattttttttttttttaaaaagacatagacatTTCCGGCTCCTCACAAAACCCTATTCCGAGTGGACTGGAAGACAGACCAGCAGATGAAGCTAGAAGGTGAAGTCAAGTGTGGACTAGAACCACCAAAGAACAGAACAATAAGTCAGAGATCCAAGATGCAAGGTCATTGAGGAAAGATACCCAGGAGGCATCACCCCAACACCAGTCTACACCGAGTATGAGCAGGAATCTGTGGTCAGTGAGCCAGGGCCATGTTGACACCCAAGGAGAGAGCATCACACTGATCAAATGGCAATTTCAGGGTCATGGAATGTGTGGAGGTAATGTGCCGACCTCCACCAAGTAGGGCAGGGAGACCATCACCCATACACCTCGGCTGAGCAATGGAGACAGCTTCTCAGGACACAGGGTGCCATCTTAGTCAAATAAAAGTGTTCCCATATTGATggatctctctcttcccttctagCTTGTCTTTTGATCTATGCACGccctcccacctctgcccacCTCACTGTTGAATCAGTGCCATCTAGTGTTGCTGAAGGGGCAAGCGTTCTTCTCCTTGTTCACAATCTTCCAGAGAATCTTCAAGGCATTTTCTGGTACAAAGGGGTGATTGTGTTCAAGGACCTTGAGGTTGCACGATATGTAATAGCCAAGAATTCAAGTGTGCCGGGCCCTGCTCACAGCAGTAGAGAGACAGTGTACAGCAACGGATCCCTCCTGCTTCAGAATGTCACTTGGAAAGATGCTGGATTCTACACCCTACGAACTCTGAGTACAGATCTGAGAGCTAAAGTCACACATGTACAACTCCAGGTAGATGgtaagtgaatctctgtgatCAGTCAGCACTGTGTGGGGTTTAGACACACAGGACTGTTTTTTCTGGTCTGTGAATACTTGTCCCCATGTTGGTTTTTGAGCACTTCGTGCAAGACACACATGGTGGAGATAAATGGCTGTAGATCATACTCCATTGTCTGATTCCCTTCTGCAACCAGAAAGACCTGGATGGAAAGCAACTCAGTCAAAGATGTCAGACACTTTCCAGTCTTGTGGGGATCTCAATCTATGTTCTCCTAAGAAAGACCCTGTGGGCATCAGGCAGGGGCTGGTTGAGGAAAGGATGACACCCTGAAAGAGGTGAGCACCAGGAAGCCCTGGCTGAGCTCATCTGTGTGAGTCTCAACTACTGGTAACCCAAGGGAACATTTTGTCAGGGCTAGACTCTTAACAACTCTCAGAGCTGACAGAGAACAGTGGTTTTGGCTGTCCATGTCAACCTGGGGTAGTTATTTTCTCCAAACATGAGTTTCATATATAAATTCTAGAAACTgttgcagagaccatggaggagtgctgcttatggGCTTGCTCCTCAttacttgctcagcctgctttcttatagcacccaggaccccTGGTGGACTAGATCCTCCTCCATCAATAGCCAATTAAAATGTACTCTGGGCTTGCCCACTGGCCAATATGGTGGTGATTTTacaactgaggctccctctttcAAATCTACTCTAGCCTGTcaaagttgacataaagctagccagcCTGGTTCAGATCCTGATCCCTTTTCAAGACTTAAGCCTGACAAAAATGTCACACAGCTCCCAGCCCTCACTCATCTCTAGACATCTGGGTTGGAGGGCAGAGTAGCAAGAACATTTAGGAAAGTCAGAAAGTTGAACAGAGCCACAAAGGGAACTGAGAAGAAAAGTCAGATAATGTATATGTGGGGTCTGTGGAGAAAAAGTTCGGAGAAGTCATGACCTCAGCCTCATGTGAGCATGAGTGTGCACAGTGTCTGACTGAGAACAGTGAGGGGCTGACATCTGAGAAGAGAACTCCATGCAGAGGAAATGACATTCCAGGGCTCGGAGGGTATAGAGGCCATATTGCTGACTTCCACCAAGTAGGATAGAAATGCCTACACCTGCATCTCTAGGCTGCATGACAAATCCATCTGCTCAGGATGCAGGTCACCATCTTTCCATCAAGCACAATGATCCCATGTGatgacttttcttctttcccttccagcctccctttccaCGTGCTGTGACCCTCTCAACCCTGCCCCACTCACAATCCATCCAATGCCACCTCATGCTGCTAAAGGGGAAAGTGTTCTTCTCCAAGTTCACAATCTGCCAGAAGATCTGCGGATGTTTTCCTGGTTCAGATCTGTATATAGCACCCAGATCTTTAAAATAGCAGAGTATAGCAGAATCTTGAATTCCGTCACCAGGGGGCCTGCACACAGCGGAAGAGAGACAGTGTACACCAACGGATCCCTGCTGCTCCAGGATGTCACTGAGAAAGACACAGGCGTGTACACACTACAAATGATAGACAGAAATTTCAAAATTGAAACAGCACATGTGAAAATCCAGATAAATCGTAAGTGACTCTCAATGGTATCCAGTTGCTGGGTGTGACTTATCCTACTTCATAAGTGGACTGTGAGGACTGGGCTGTGCCTGCTCTCTCCCCCACTGCACTGTGTTCTCACACTGGGGTTTGGGTGCTTACTGCAGGGCACACATGGGATGGACCAACAGCATTAGATCAGAACCCCTCCCCTGTATTTACCTGCAGAGAGGAAGGCCTGTGCTGGGTAAACTCCGGTGAAGGATGTCAGACTCAGCCCTGATCCTTGGGTCTCTCACCATGCACATGGCCCTGAGGAAGACTCTGTGGGGGTCAGGCAAGCCctggctgaggaagccatggaaTTCTCACAGACAGCACCAGGAAGCCCTGGCTCCAAAACTCTGTCCCTGCCCTGAACTCCAGGTGACATTAGGGAGCTGTTTGTCATGGCTTGGTTTTGACTTCCTGTTACAGATGACATGAGACAAGGCCTTGTTGGCATGTGGAACCAACCAGTGCACTGCTATGAGAGCCACGGTTTGGCTAGGTCCCCTGGGTATCTTCCACAGAGACTCAGCAGGGAGTGCATAGCTGGGACAGGTGCCCAGGCCCTTAATTCTCTGTCCTGATGGCTTATGAGACCTCATAGGTACATAAAGGTCCCCTAGGGGAGGGACAAAGGACACAAGTCCTCCTTGCAAGTGATTGTCTTTGGTTtctagcctcctgagtgctgttcTGCAGGCAAACGGGGACAGCACCCAGACATGATCTGCAGTTCCCACAGTTACCACGAGGTGGCGATAGAAGGCCACAACCACTGTCTAGAAAAGTATATCCAGGAGCCATGTGCTTAATTGTATCTTGGCTTCCACCTCACCCCGACCCCTAGTACCTATAGATCTGGAGGTTTCTGGCACAACCTTCTCAGACATACATACCACTCCACCCCCACGGCCCACACATGCATAAGCTAACTGGAGCATTAACCAGTGTCAGTAGTTTCAAATATGAGAATTTCATCAACACCTGGACATGCAAGGCCTTGAGACATCATTCGTCCACTTCTATCTGAGCTTGTCCAGGCACTGAACCTTCCAAAAAGATCAAACTAGTCTTTCCTATCAGAACCCTAGCTCTAGTGGACTGGAAGACAGACAAGGAAGCTCACTTTAAAGTGAAGTCAGAGATTGATTGGAACCAGAAAAGGAACAGGTCAAAGAGGTCAGGAGATGAAGACTTCCTCTGTAGAGGAAGAGGTCAGGGAAGTAACCCCCATCCCCTACATCTTCTGAGTATGAGCAGGCATGTGAGGACAGTGAGGGTGGAGACACACAAGGACAGAGTTCCACACAGAGGAAGTGACACACAGTCAGGTGCACCGAGGGCGTGGAGGTTGTTTGCTCACTCCCTCTGGGTTGTGCAGACACTCCCATGCACCTCTGCTGAGTGATGGATCTAAGCTTCTCTGTCTCAGGACCCCATCTTGTCACCAAAGACAAAGGTCTCCATACTGATGgatttgtctctcttctcttctatccatCTTTTTAGCCTGTGTTCACCCTTCCACCACGGGCCAGCTCGTTATTGAGTCTGTGCCACCCAGTGTTGTTGAAGGAAGCGACCTTCTCCTACTTGCTCATAATATGCCAGAGAACCTTCGATCCTTTTCCTGGTACAAAGGTGTAGCCATTGTCAGCAGACATGAAATTTCACGGAACATAATAACCAGTAATAGAAGCATGTTGGGGCCTGCACACAGTGGTAGAGAGACAGTGTATCCCAACGGATCTCTTCTGCTCCACAATGTCACCCAGAAGGATGCTGGATTATACACTTTACTAACCTTAAACCGACAGTTTGAAACTCAAGGAATACATGTGCACCTCCACATATACAGTAAGTAATTCTCTGAGATGTCTGGGTGCTTGTGGGGTTGAATCCATACTACTCACACAGGACTATCAGGTGTGGACTATGCCTGCCTCATTCTACAAGTGTCTCCATGTTAGAGTTTGAGAACTTAGTGTAGGGCATATATCGAGTAGATGTACTGAAATGGATCAGAATCTCTCACCTGACTTCACCTGCAGAATGGGATGTGTCCTGGGTAACTCAGCCCACAGGTGACAGTTAGTTTTAGACTCTTGGGGCTCTCACCATAGACATGGCCCTGAGAAAGATTCTGTGGAGCTCAGGCAGGGCCTAGCTGAGAGAACAATGTTTTCATCACAGTGAACTGAACATCAGGAAGCCTTGGTTTCAGACCTCAGTCCCAGACTCAATTCTAGTTATCCCCAGAGAGCTTCTCCTCAGGGCTAGTATTGAACTTCCTGTCAGAGCTGACAGGGAACAAGGCTTGGCTGACTGTCCAAGTCCCATAGAATTTGGGATCAGTTCTGCACCACCAAGACAGCTGCAGTCATGTAGGTCTCCTGTGTACCTCCTTCTCCTAAGTCTCCAGGACAGAAGCCAACTTTTCTGATGGGCTTAGGAGACTTGTGGAAGGTCAGGTCCCCTAGGTGAGGGACAGAGGTGATGGTTCTCCAGCTAGCTCCTTGCCCTCAGGGGTCAAGCCTGGAGTAAATGGTAAGAGAGGCTGCTGATTTGAGCAGGTCCTCCACCCCAAGGTCAGGTCATTAAGCACAACCCATAAACACAGCAGTGATCATGCACTCTGTACTAGTGTAGGAAAACAAAGACCTAGGACACACAGCAGCTGAATCAGGGTCACACAGTCCATGTGTGGCAGATCCAAAGCAGAAGAAATTGATCTGTGGTCACAGCTCCAATGTCTCCACCCTGGAGGCTCTTTTAGGCATCTGGTCACTACAGTGGTGCTGGCTGAGCTTTCTAAAGGACGACTATCATTTGGTCCCCTCCTCTGTTGCTTTACAGAGCCTGTGACACAGCCCTTTATCCGAGTCACTGATGCCACAGTCAGAGTGCAGAGCTCTGTGGTCCTTACTTGCCTCTCAGCAGACACTGGAACCTCCACCCAGTGGCTCTTCAACAACCGGAATCTGCGGCTTACAAAGAGGATGACACTGTCTCCGTCAAAGTGCCAACTCAGCATAGATCCTGTCAGAAGGGAGGATGCTGGAGAGTATCGATGTGAGGTCTCCAACCCAGTCAGTTCGAAGACCAGTCTCCCAGTCAGCCTGGCCGTGGTGATTGAGTGAACCCTTCTCCCATCCTACTGCAGAGTGAGGACATTTCTTTATCAATTGGTACAAATGGAGTAAAGTTATGTGGTAAAAATTGTAAGTTACTACTAGGTACAGCCAGCATGTGGACTCATGtttgtattcctgggataaacaTGTGCAAGGACAGGCCAGGATATAGAGTCTCAgtttccaaagagagaagacatcaATTTAATGATCAATATTGCAGCAGTGTTAAGAGCCTGGGTTATGGATCAGATACATAACCAATCCTCAGAATCCATAAGAACTAATTTCTGGAGCCTCCAATGTTCTAGATGCTCCAAGTCCCCTGTTAACATGGTGCAGTGTCTTCATAGAGATAAATGCATCTTTCATATGCTTAAATATATTCAATGTATAAGTGATTCAAACAGCCCCAATGCTGCCTGGACACCAGTCACCCATGTGAAGTGAGGAGAAGTAACAGGAGAAGGGTCTGCCCTTTCCCAGTGGTCACAACTTGTGCCTAGTTTTGATCCACAGTTTGATGCACAGATGTAACATCCATATAGAGACTGGATTGGACTCTTTATATCCTGAGAGTGGCATTCATAAGattatttttcctgttctttgtttcttcctttcttttcttttttttttttgggtgcaTATATGGGATTTTTCACTTGTGGCATTTTGAAGTGGACAACTAAACGACGTGAAACACATTCATATTGTCATATGACCATCAACATTGTCCATTCTCAAAGCATTTTTAACTCATCCCATTCCCTCTAGCCCTGTGTAACCCCATCTACTGGCGTCTCTATGCATGCTTAAATATATTCTATGCATCTAGAACATTGGTGACTCCAAAAATTAGTTCTTACAGATTCTGAGGATTGGCTACGTATTTGATCCATAACCTAAGCTCTTAACACTGTTGCAGAAACAGTGACAAAACAGGATATCTAATTGTTTTTGGCCAATATTAGCTTACAGAAGTAGAGCTCAGCTGGATGTGTTTGCTTACTAGTTTCAGAAACTTCTGTAGAATCTTTAGGATTTTCTCCAAATAAATTTATGCCATCTGCAGGCACATCTTATAGCCAATTGAATGGCAATCTTTTGTCTCTTTGTGTTGCCTaatcattctgtctctgtctcctgaaggATTACTGAGCAGACATGGCCACAGCAGCATCCTTGATTTTTGTCTTAGAGGGAAAGCTGTCAGTGTCCCTACTGAGTACTGGGttggctgtgtgtctgtctccacaTGCATCCTTACTTACTTGGCACAGTCTTCTATCCACAATTTCCTATTTTCATCAGTAAAAACTGTTCACTTTATCTGAGTGGAAGtgatacatgtctttaatctcaggattcaagagacagaggcaggcagatcttggtgagttcaaggccagcctggtctacagttcctgttctgagtttcaggacaccagagctacacaaagaaaccgtctcttgaaaaccaaaccaaaccaaaccaaaccaaaccaaaccaaaccaaaccatgatTCACTTTTGTTAAATGTCttcattgatttcattttacTGGTTATACCTGGCATAAGCTTTGTGTCTCCTCATGCTTCCATCTCTGTAGGTTCTGGGATTCTGGGAACATGATTCCCTTAAGGATAAAGCATGAGTCTAGAAATGAACTAGGAATGTGAAGGGTCAGGGCTGGCTTTTCAGCAGAGCCACCTTTTTGTCCATGGGTTTTAACACTCCTTCTTTCACATGTGTGGACCATGTAGAGAGCTGATTCATCTAGGGTACTCAACAGTTAGTGCATAACTATTGAGTCCTCATGGAACTTTTAGAATTCTGAAGAATGGATAGTAAGGTCTCAAATTTCACTtctagtaataataatattaatgcattaaaagttttttttttttttttttttttttttttttttttttggtttttcaagacagggtttctctgtgtagtcctggctgtcctggaactcactctgtagaccaggctggcctcgaactcagaaatccgcctgcctctgcctcccaagtgctgggattaaaggcgtgcgccaccaccgcccggcattaaAAGTTAATTTAACTAAAGTTTGTCAATATTCTTAATCACTTTGAAGAACCAACTTTTAgtccattgatttttttaaactattattatttatttgtatcccTATTCTAACCCATGGGAACTGAATAGAGACTATAAAGGAATGATGTTTCCTTGCATACTTTCCATAGTTGCTCAGTTGTATGGTCTAGGACCACCGGCTTAGGATGACACCACCCttagtgggctgggccctcacaCATCAATCAATAACAACTAAATATATACCCACAAACAATTGTGAAGGCAATCACTCCAAGTTCTCTAGGTGTCTCTAGCTTGTGTTAGGACATGGAATGTAACCAGTACAGCTGTCAAACACACCTGGCTCATCAATCTAGTTCAGTAAGTTATTGCCCCTATTTTCTGTTCCGCGCACcttccgtgtcccctttcgcccttggaagagagacacgagagacggaattcgggtatcaccacagcgaggctttacttgtaacagcagaagtggaaaggcgtggaagggccaaagacaggaagaggcacagcttaaatacaccctaaagtgacgtattcacttctgattggctgttcactcatcacccaatattacgcctcgggattggccagtgactttggcaggcttttGCCTCTTTGCACccgcgcagttacttgtttactaatggagaggacacgatgtccgcgccatcttggaatggcgaatatatcaccgctgaccacggcttcctacaattTTCTACATGTTACATAATCAGTATCCATCTGAACTTCAGGAAAGCTCTCTACATGGTCCTCACATATGAAAGAAGGAGTGTTAAAACCCATGGACAAAAAGGTGGCTCTGCTGAAAAGCCAGCCCTGACCCTTCACATTCCTAGTTCATTTCTAGATTCATGCTTTATCCTTAAGGGAATCAGTGTCTCATGCCAGTCATCATGAACTAGCTAATCAAAATGACTCATTTTGTCATTCAGCTGGACCACTGAGCTGAGAGGGGGCTTTCTCTTGCTTGTTGACTGAGGTTCCTGTTCACACATCAAGTCCTGAGGGCAGGCTGCGAGGCTTCTGAGTGGAGCAATGTGGGAACTCTCATCCCAACCTACCTTAGAGAGCACTGGCTCATGTTGAGCAGTGGAGGTTCATGTATCTGGAGAGACACAATGATATGTGCTGTAAGGCGGTCCTAGGTCTGTCTACCATCAACTTCTGTAAATTAGCTCACACAGGATGCCCCACGTCTCTGAGCACTCAGATCTCCTGCATTTGCCTGTGATTCACCTCCTTATGCATTTTACATGGACTCTGGTTGGTagggagatgagatgagatgagatgagatgagatgagatgagatgagatggtAGTggaatgttgggggccgacttttagcataaagtggctatcagctttgcagccatcttgagccatataccctgacatgagacttgtattacaatagcctacaacagctgagcacactctgataacatcttgctttggatacccaggattttccttgggtgtatgagattaaaggtgtgtgagattaaaggtgtgtgacttaagagtgtgacttagagatcagatttagagacaagacctaaggacatgattaaaggcaggaccaaaaggcatggcttagaagtgagacataaaaggcagagaatcagacactttagggAGTagaacttggagaacaatttgaagtaacagagattcagacactaggagtaggagtagacattagacactcagaagagaacaagaggggtacaactaggaactaggaactcaagacttgggacttggactaggaagagacactgaagaataaacgggattgaatcacgctctgtatggtctccattcttcgagtctgtcctcactctctctcttgctgaaccccgacccaaggactggagcagcagcttgggccgggatacagtggcctccaagcacggagtggagagggtcgcaacatttttggccgcccaaagtggggcagcctgggccccaacatttttggcccccgaACAGGGACAgcgcggttctcaacattttttggcccccaacgtgggactagtgcaggCCTCAACAGTGGAAAGAGGTACTTGTATGGGTCAGAGGTCCCACACAGGGGTATCTCCTGTTTGTAGTCTGCACAGCACTGTTACACACAACCACAAGCAACAACTGAAGCCCAGTGGAGGCTGAGGACTCATGTGACCCTGAGACTCAGGATATAATCTACCTTCTGGTGGATAAGTGGTCAGAGTCTCTCAGAGGTGACAGGTCAGAATCATTAGGACTGACTCAGAACACAATGAAAGTCCAGTGAATGTAACACAGTGTGACCCAGTCAACATAAATACTACCTGTAAATCACTTTAATTCCATCATGGCTACAATTGTGTAATATACAGGGCCAGAGACAGACTTCTCAGTTCCTTTTAGTTTTGTGGCATAGAACCACCTTTATGAATAACTAGGTTGGCCATGTCATTTTGGGCTTGATCATGCACATCTAGCCAACTCCATCCTAGAGCTAAGAATAACATGGAGGTACTTCTCCTGTCTGGAATAGTTCATGGTTACCACCTGTAATGAAGAGAAGTGACATCTCAGACTCAGGCTCAGTTAACACATGCTAATGTAATTGGGGGCTTATGGTATGTATAACTTTATGATATTGGAACCTGGGCTGTTGTGCTTGGCACAGAAGCACCTGCCTACTTCACTACACTTCTAGACTCAATGGGCTGATATTTTTGGTGACTGACAAGGATCTCAGACCTACTGTGGCTTTCTAAGGACAGGAGCACTCTATCTCTTCAGTGATTCCACATTTGGATTTGTTCCTTTTACTCTTTAAACCTACCCCTCCTCCAATATTCATTCAGGTAAGTACTAGtatatatttttctgttgctgtgagccGTGACTAAGCCAAAGTatggagaaaataatttattcttgTTTATGGCAGGGAAATAAGCACCGTGGtgatcaggaagctgaggccttATCTCTTGAACTTTAAGCACAAATCAGAAAGTTTGAACTGAAAATGGTACAGGGATTTTTAGTCTCAAAACTTGCCCAAGTGATGATCTTCCTGTAGAGGTTGTGGTTTTTTAGTCCAGTGAAACAGTCACACTATTTGGGACCAAGAGCTTATATGTCTGTGaccatgggggacatttctcattcaaaccaccacaagggaCAAAGTTCAGCCATTTTCTGTGCAGTCTCTAAACTGATCTGTTCAATATTCTTGCCTTTGGAGTCAGCTTCTCCAAAACTTATCTCCAACATCATACCCAAGACAGAGCTCTGCCACTGGTTCTGGTTTAAGTAGGACCATAGCCAAGAAAATCATAGtcctttctaatttgtacctGAACTGTCAGTAGCAATATTTGATGTGAAacattttggttttctgaaaagATACAGAAATAAATTCCCAGCCTGTGTCCCTGGGTATCAGCAAATCCTAATCTTCTGAACTTGAGGTTTCACCATGAATCTCCCCTGTCCTTGCTTTCCCGACTTCTTCTTTCCAAGCTTGGATTTGGCTTGGAGTGTGAGTACAATGTATCCCAGCGCTGGGCAGTCTCAtgtagtgggaaggactttccagGGGGTGAAGAGTCCCTATGttcaagttgatttttttttttgggggggaagggtCACAAATTCACCACTTCCTATTCTCTTCATTAAGTTTTACAAAGGGGGCATTAAGGTTTAGAAATATGTTGACACACCCTTTCCTCCACATGTGAGGAGAAAACTTCCCACAGATGGTGGCCAGCAGCTCAGAGCTCTACTCCCAGCTCTGCTCTGATCTTACAAGGGGACTGGCTCTGCTCTGTGGGTGAAGAATGTCTGTGGTAGGTCTATAATGAGTTAGGGTAAGACATGTCCCCAATGATTTGATGATACCATTAAcaaattcttctttttctcctcctcatc contains:
- the LOC143440311 gene encoding cell adhesion molecule CEACAM3-like, producing the protein MSLGIALYSLTYSVTVTGPMHSDRETLYSNGSLWIHNVTQKDTGFYTFRTISKRGEIVSNTTVHLQVYFSSLTCGRPPTSAHLSIESVPPSVAKGESVLLLVHNLPENLRSIFWYKGAIVFKNHEVARYVIAKNSSVLGPAHSGRETMYRNGSLLLQNVTWNDAGFYTLRTLSKDLKAEVAHVQLQVDTCLLIYARPPTSAHLTVESVPSSVAEGASVLLLVHNLPENLQGIFWYKGVIVFKDLEVARYVIAKNSSVPGPAHSSRETVYSNGSLLLQNVTWKDAGFYTLRTLSTDLRAKVTHVQLQVDASLSTCCDPLNPAPLTIHPMPPHAAKGESVLLQVHNLPEDLRMFSWFRSVYSTQIFKIAEYSRILNSVTRGPAHSGRETVYTNGSLLLQDVTEKDTGVYTLQMIDRNFKIETAHVKIQINPCVHPSTTGQLVIESVPPSVVEGSDLLLLAHNMPENLRSFSWYKGVAIVSRHEISRNIITSNRSMLGPAHSGRETVYPNGSLLLHNVTQKDAGLYTLLTLNRQFETQGIHVHLHIYKPVTQPFIRVTDATVRVQSSVVLTCLSADTGTSTQWLFNNRNLRLTKRMTLSPSKCQLSIDPVRREDAGEYRCEVSNPVSSKTSLPVSLAVVIE